A genomic region of Epinephelus moara isolate mb chromosome 23, YSFRI_EMoa_1.0, whole genome shotgun sequence contains the following coding sequences:
- the nup50 gene encoding nuclear pore complex protein Nup50 has protein sequence MAKRIADKELTDRNWDQEEEGEEAGTFSVASEDVLKNRAIKKAKRRNIGAEAEGSGTFKGFKGFSLTTPAASGGSAPTAFSGFGNGGGFKGLSGLTNGNSITPSFGGFSSPAASTATPGLTFNGPTSAKPTADITAKQTNGSTPSPTQSSSSCSSSSSSSVGNKEYSRQLTALNCSVRDWITKHVNDNPLCDLNPIFRDYERHLASIERQYGAGSADGGSEEKKQGGMLPTTATPPPPPPSSSSSGSRSSSVAPATTALFSFGKNTTEDSTRDKSASTAAPINTGVTFNFGQKVDSSVLGSLGSKTSTPSFSFSSSASSSQTSLFGAPGSAAPLSFSGTKTEDARPADENGDEESEEPPKPEVKEVKEDDAFYSKKCKLFYKKDSEFKEKGVGTLHLKNTEDGKTQMIIRADTNLGNILLNIIVQASMPCSRLGKNNVMVVCVPNPPVDDKNPTSPVPLLIRVKTAEDADELNKILEEKKC, from the exons ATGGCGAAGAGGATCGCTGATAAAGAGCTAACGGACAGGAACTgggatcaggaggaggagggagaggag GCCGGAACGTTTTCAGTTGcaagtgaggatgtgttgaagAACCGGGCGATTAAGAAGGCCAAGCGCAGAAATATTGGAGCAGAG GCCGAGGGAAGTGGAACCTTCAaaggttttaaagggttttcTTTGACCACGCCGGCAGCGAGCGGAGGCTCAGCTCCAACAGCGTTTTCTGGTTTTGGGAACGGAGGAGGCTTTAAGGGCCTGAGCGGTCTGACCAACGGAAACAGCATCACCCCTTCATTTGGAGGTTTCTCATCTCCTGCAGCATCCACTGCTACACCTG GTCTAACATTCAACGGCCCCACCTCCGCCAAGCCCACTGCTGACATCACCGCCAAGCAGACCAATGGCTCCACCCCGAGCCCGACTCAAAGCTCgagctcctgcagcagcagcagcagcagcagtgtcgGCAACAAGGAGTACAGCCGGCAGCTCACTGCTCTCAACTGCTCGGTGCGGGACTGGATCACCAAGCACGTGAACGACAACCCTCTGTGTGATCTCAACCCTATCTTCAGGGATTACGAGCGGCACCTGGCCAGCATCGAGCGCCAGTATGGAGCTGGATCTGCTGATGGAGGCTCTGAGGAGAAGAAGCAGGGAGGGATGCTGCCAACCACagccacccctcctcctcctcctccctcatcttcctcctccggCAGCAGAAGCAGCTCGGTGGCTCCAGCCACCACCGCTTTGTTCTCCTTTGGCAAAAACACGACAGAAGACTCGACCCGGGACAAAAGCGCCTCCACCGCTGCTCCGATCAACACCGGTGTCACGTTTAACTTCGGTCAGAAGGTGGACAGCTCGGTTCTCGGCTCCTTAGGGTCCAAAACATCTACCCCcagcttctccttctcctccagcGCCTCCTCCAGCCAGACCTCCCTGTTTGGAGCTCCTGGATCTGCTGCACCGCTGTCCTTCAGCGGGACGAAGACCGAAGACGCTCGGCCTGCAG acGAGAACGGAGACGAGGAGTCGGAGGAGCCGCCCAAACCAGAGGTCAAAGAGGTGAAAGAGGATGACGCCTTCTACTCAAAGAA GTGTAAACTGTTCTACAAGAAGGACTCCGAGTTCAAAGAGAAAGGAGTGGGGACTCTGCACCTCAAAAACACAGAAGATGGAAAAACTCAGATGATCATTCGCGCCGACACCAATCTGG GAAACATCCTGCTGAACATCATTGTGCAGGCGTCCATGCCGTGCTCTCGATTGGGTAAGAACAACGTGATGGTGGTGTGCGTCCCCAACCCGCCCGTCGACGACAAGAACCCCACCAGCCCCGTCCCCCTCCTGATCCGGGTCAAGACCGCCGAGGACGCCGACGAGCTCAACAAGATCCTGgaggagaagaaatgctga